From Camelus ferus isolate YT-003-E chromosome 18, BCGSAC_Cfer_1.0, whole genome shotgun sequence, one genomic window encodes:
- the FIS1 gene encoding mitochondrial fission 1 protein, producing the protein MEAVLNELVSAEDLLKFERKFQSEKAAGSVSKSTQFEYAWCLVRSKYNDDIRKGLALLEELLPKGSKEEQRDYVFYLAVGNYRLKEYEKALKYVRGLLQTEPQNNQAKELERLIDKAMKKDGLVGMAIVGGMALGVAGLAGLIGLAVSKSKS; encoded by the exons ATGGAGGCTGTGCTGAACGAATTGGTGTCTGCGGAGGACCTGCTG AAGTTTGAAAGGAAATTTCAGTCTGAGAAGGCAGCAGGCTCGGTGTCCAAGAGCACGCAGTTTGAGTATGCCTGGTGCCTGGTGCGAAGCAAGTACAACGATGACATCCGTAAAGGCCTTGCTCTGCTGGAGG agctgctgcCCAAAGGGAGCAAAGAGGAGCAGCGGGACTATGTCTTCTACCTGGCCGTAGGGAACTACCGGCTCAAG GAATATGAAAAGGCCTTAAAGTATGTGCGGGGGCTGCTGCAGACAGAGCCACAGAACAACCAGGCCAAAGAACTGGAACGGCTCATTGACAAGGCCATGAAGAAAG ATGGACTAGTGGGCATGGCCATTGTCGGAGGCATGGCCCTGGGCGTGGCAGGACTGGCTGGACTCATCGGACTTGCTGTGTCCAAGTCTAAATCCTGA